A part of Solenopsis invicta isolate M01_SB chromosome 2, UNIL_Sinv_3.0, whole genome shotgun sequence genomic DNA contains:
- the LOC120357016 gene encoding uncharacterized protein LOC120357016 → MSQSLVWHYFIQHRRPVAECNLCNKWYHSEQVLNLEKHLTREHPKVITEIRESIRRANLAKYFVFDVGDSEARCVIQNCIVNIFYGIDNLNNHLNNHKQRNKRKNTNETAPQPTAVEDNTSAGDNNQLTDSLLQDTKNHKELPWGNSHNFVWRYFKPDGKPYAKCSICKNRCKGISLNKLEQHLLHCHTELIDEIQCEIDEEIWRLNLSPYFVCDPELPQIRCCVDNCIYIVNIFHGTTGLKDHLSKCHENICTWISVPRNNTDVMTKQEAEDSNESIQLISAENIGSASVNK, encoded by the coding sequence atgTCTCAAAGTTTAGTATGGCATTATTTCATCCAACACAGACGACCAGTAGCAGAATGCAATTTATGTAACAAATGGTACCATAGTGAGCAAGTGctaaatttagaaaaacatCTGACACGTGAACATCCAAAAGTAATAACAGAAATACGAGAAAGTATTAGACGTGCCAATTTAgcgaaatattttgtattcgaTGTAGGAGATTCTGAAGCAAGATGCGTTATTCAAAATTGCATTGTCAACATATTTTATGGAATAGATAACTTAAATAATCATTTGAATAATCACAAACAaagaaataaacgaaaaaatacAAACGAAACAGCACCACAGCCAACAGCCGTAGAGGACAACACAAGTGCAGGTGATAATAATCAATTGACTGATTCACTTTTACAAGACACTAAAAATCATAAAGAATTACCATGGGGCAATTCCCATAATTTCGTATGGCGATATTTTAAACCAGATGGAAAACCTTATGCAAAATGCAGTATTTGTAAAAATCGCTGCAAAGGCatatctttgaataaattagagCAACACTTGTTACATTGTCATACAGAACTAATAGATGAAATACAATGTGAAATAGATGAAGAAATTTGGCGTCTCAATCTATCACCATATTTTGTATGCGACCCAGAACTTCCTCAAATAAGATGCTGTGTTgataattgcatttacattgttaatatatttcACGGAACAACAGGATTAAAAGACCATTTGAGTAAATGTCatgaaaatatatgtacatggaTTTCTGTGCCAAGAAATAACACAGATGTAATGACGAAACAAGAAGCTGAAGACAGCAATGAAAGTATACAGCTAATTTCTGCAGAAAACATCGGAAGTGCAAGTGTTAATAAATAA